Proteins co-encoded in one Bos taurus isolate L1 Dominette 01449 registration number 42190680 breed Hereford chromosome X, ARS-UCD2.0, whole genome shotgun sequence genomic window:
- the LOC112445172 gene encoding uncharacterized protein C53C9.2-like produces the protein MSTTQEQDPAHSSQNVVDGGEDRDPGLTGVPVIPLAEGSDGIAGTAAFLASQAVARALLEEGARQQATQPTIKENRDTPSAEQEEDPEEGEEEEEEEELDYDSMEKDEYKEKDHDDEFEGLERLG, from the exons ATGTCAACCACGCAGGAGCAAGACCCAGCTCATAGTAGCCAGAATGTAGTTGATGGTGGGGAGGACCGTGATCCTGGACTCACTGGCGTCCCTGTGATTCCCCTTGCCGAAGGGTCAGATGGGATCGCAGGGACTGCTGCCTTTCTGGCTTCACAGGCAGTTGCCAGAGCTCTTCTGGAGGAGGGTGCTAGGCAGCAGGCCACCCAGCCCACAATCAAGGAGAACAGGGACACCCCCTCAGCAGAGCAAGAGGAGGACCCAGAGGAgggtgaagaggaggaggaggaagaggagctggACTATGACAGCATGGAGAAAGATGAATACAAGGAGAAAGACCATGATGATGAG TTTGAAGGCTTAGAAAGACTTGGATGA